One Dermacentor albipictus isolate Rhodes 1998 colony chromosome 10, USDA_Dalb.pri_finalv2, whole genome shotgun sequence genomic window, catttttttccgtcttataaagCAATACAGCTACCTTTTTATTATGAGTGGTTGAGTAATAGTAACAGAGATATAACAAGGAGTGCCTTCGTAATTGGCCTAGTACTTGAATGTATTCGGGGAGTCTGTAATTGTATCCAGCATAGCCCCAACttctcgattactaaagctctgttcatgATAATATTGACGTCTTATATGTTCTCGAGCGCTAATATATCGCTTTAGCAtgacctaatatttgcctttagtctTCCTCTAAACATTTCTTGCTCTTTTCTCTCACCTCATTATCGCAGCTGTCAGAAATCCAGGCACCACTGGACGAGATTGTGATGCTCGCGGACCGGTTTCGGATACAGTCGCCACATCCGCCACCCCTGCTCAGTGAATGCCGGGAGCTGATGCTGGGCTCCCACTTCCTACGGCCGAACCGCAATGCCATAATGATGGACGATGCAAGCCTGGCTTGCATAGAAAAGGCACTCGAACGGTATCCGCACCTCGAGCAGCTGCAGGTAAGTGTGCCTCAGTCAGCCTCAGCCAGAACCTTGCTGGTGCATTCCTGTTTCATagatttcctttttatttttaattCTTGGCATCAGACAGTGAAAATAGTGCATAGACTGCCTATAGTGCAAGTCACCAGTCACACTATTAGCCGTAGTGTACCATAACCAAAACATTTTTAATAGTTGCACACATGCAAAATATGTAGGCTAAGCAGCTGCATGTATCTGAGAATCAAAGCATGCTATCGGGATCTTTGCATCTGTTTAAATTTACGAGCATTGAAAGTTTGTTCTGAGAACGCGCAGTCTTCGCATAAAGCAGACAAAATAACACACAATAAAACTAGATGAGGGAAGGAATTCGCGGACaaaattttcagacccactcgcTTACTCAAATTTCCCCACGGCACCACCACCAACTCCACAAAACTAATGTAGAACGGCGACCAAAATTTCAAGCGCCATACAGTGTCTCGTTCAATTTCTCCGGCTGATCCGGGTGCCGCAATCCACGATATCAAAAACACGGGGACCGTGAATCAAGTGGCCACCATTCGAGTGTTGCCTGTGCTGCCCGTGCGCACACTTTCATTGTCGAGATGATTCCTCGACTTTCCAAATCATGTAGAGGCACGGGGACATGTTTTGTTAACTCGGCACCAAACAGAAACTTCGGTCGGCTACTCCTGGCGAGGCGTGCTAGTTGGTCCTTACCAGCCAATACACGAGCTGAACTGACAGCAGCTCGTGTGAAGCACAGTTTGGTTTCTCAGGCGGCAACTACTGCAAACGCCTGCCATGCTTGTAGGTGCGCATACCGGTAGGAACGGTGAAAGCTTGCATATGAATGTAAAACCTAAAAGCTCTGAAATAAATTTGTGGAACACAGCTTAAACTGACAGCAGTCAACGTTGCATGTGCAATATCTGCACTTGACGACAACACATATCGCGACTGGCTAGCTGAAGAGCCAAAGGTGCCAAGGAGAGACAACGCGCACATGTTCGGTCTGGAAGGCGCGCCGCTGATAAGCAGCTGAGCAAAGGCTTCTCCATTGCCTAGGCAATCTCCACGCACACGCATCACAATgcctctacttttttttttgttccttgtttgtttgctCCACATCTCCTCCCTCTCCTTCGCATTGCCCTTGTCACTCTCCCAAGTGCAATCGCTCCCACACTTGCGTGTGAAGTTTTCCCGCATTATAACCAGTATTTCGTATCACACGACTGCACTGTAAGCGACTATGCTATAAGTAGTCTATGCTGTACTCAGTTCGCACAATCACAATTCAAATTGGACCTTTTCCTCGATAATTCatctacagtcgaacccacttataaccataccggttttaacaatatattggttataacagtGAAAGGATGCTGCACCATCAAATGgggaaataacccacttactacaatgtcccCATGCCGTGTTATCGtttataatgatgaagtctggctgttGGGTGTCTGTGCTGAAAGGTAgtggaatgcgaaatccttgaaaagaaaatagaaaacctGAAATGCGGGCCGCTGCACAATTGCACGCCACCCCAACTGCTGCCGCGTGCTTCTCTCCATGAGAGATGCACACCAGCCTCGTGTGCATCTCTCTCGTTGCctttccacccctccgaacacgaatggtcAGCACCCATAGCTCTCTGCCACGCCACCCTCCAAAAATACAAATGGACCACGCCAACTGCGCCAACAACGCTGCCGGCGCTGCTTCCAAATTGCTCGCTGGGCCCTCACAGTTGGTTCTTTGTTCTACAGCCCTTATTTTTTGCAATTCTGCTAACAGATTAAGTCGCTCGTGCTTGTCTTTGTTCCTGGCCATGTCGTTCCTGAccaaatcgttcctggccacatTGTTTCTCAGCCTCCTTTGACTCGCCACtgaaacagaagatggctgatctgcccgctgatcatcggcaatgcacgacgttgccaggGAAAAGAAATcacactgctatagatttggaaatgaagtgcttctaactgatgaggcaATTGTCACAaacatgcttgcatcggatagcaacAGTGGCAGCCATGACGACAGCGCGGACACGGTAGGGCAGGttgcctcaacattgtccccgCGGGAGGTCCTGTAGATGATTCATGCCCTCGTAGGCAAGTTTTTGCAAGGGACCTTTTGCTTCACTACATGGAGCAGCTGGATGCCTCGGAGAAGGATGTctgcaagcttcgcgtaaagcaggcaaggctgacggacatgcaGTTTACTTGTACAAGCCAGTTCCAAGTACGTGGCAAGGTGCCTGTGGCAATCACGTCACAGTGTCTCCTCTGCATTTCTCAAGCCAAGATGCTGCCGTTCCCGCATTTTTTTAAAGGACGCCTTTTGGGGCCAGCAAAGCGATACCTCAGCGGAGCTTGTATGTCACTAGGCCGTGGTcatttgcttcgcagctgctggagactgagggctggggtttgattgttgtattcatataggaggttgtggccaagtactgtaccaggttggccaatcctgctctggtgctggagtgcgttaccggttctggtcaccgggatcaggctgcattccaggcctgtttatgcaattttagcaacatgcatatttttttttaaagtttggtgGAAAATTGCATGGCACTGGGATTCGTCGCAATCACgatcctcttgcacgcgaggcgggtgctCTACCTTTACACCACTGCTGCACGTTAAGAAATGAATAGTAGTAAACAATTAGcattttcttccatcttataAAGCAATGCAATGATCAGATAATCAGAGTGAACAACCGCTATTACTAGAGACTATTATGAGAGTACTGTCCTAACTGCAATAGCTCACACTTTCTGTTCAGGGAGATGGTTAATCGTTGCTTAACGAAAAAGGTctatgaaacaagaaaaagagaaatgtGGAAAGTTCCTTATTTCTTTACTAAATATAGCTTTCAAATGCTTCAGTATATTCCTCCACATTCTAAATCATTGCGATGCCATAGGAATAGATGGGTCCCATTTAAGTGTAGCAGCACTAGCAGCTCTATTTATTGTACAAACTATGTAATAACTTATTTAAGTGCAGCAGGACTTGGTAGCTTTTTTGTATAAACTAGGTTGTGTTTTATTTAAGTGTAGGAGATTATAGCGGCTTTGTTTGTTTTATAAGCTAtgtttttcagttttctttttatgGCTCGATCATTATTTAAAACAATGTGCAACTTAAAAAACTCAATGCTGTGATATTGTGCTGTGTCTTTCAGCTGCTGCTGTCATAGTTGACAAAAGGGGCAAAAGACTCCTCATGCCGTCATTTGATTGGCTTTTCACTCCACCTCCTTTTACACTGTACTGTGACAGAGCAACTAGAGCTTTCAATCAATAAATCAGTCACTCTTTTTCTTACGTGTGGTCGAGTACTAGTGCCAGAACTATAATGAGGAGTTGCTACGTCATCGGGCtggtacttgaatgtcccagtgGGGTCTGAAATTGTGTTGTGCATTTACCTAAACTTTTCAATTACTAAGGCTCTAGTCACGATAATACCAACGCCTTAgacattctcgagcactaatctgtcactttagcttgacttagtagtGTATTTTCGTGTGTATAACTTGCCCTTGCATGTAACCGACATGACTAACTTTGAAGtccaaaaaacaaaaagaaagaatattatCACATATAATCTGCACACTTACCTGAAAAAAATGAGGAATAGGAAGTGACAACTTTAGAGTCATTTCTTCAAAGCAGATTTATTTCAAAACTACCGCCACAATGTTGTGAGCTCTTTAATACGATTCTGTCAATCGTCGCTGCTCTCACTGCTGCCATCCGAGGCTTCATCACCGCTTTCAAAGACGTAATAATCTTCGGAACCATCTAAGCTGTTGCTTATGGCACATTTCTTGAAGCTTTTGTGCACCATGTCGGCCGGGATAACCCCCGCATCTATGATCCACTGCCACGGCAGTGCAATACCTGGCCTTCACACACGTCCCGTCGCTTTGAGTGTGTAAAGACTGTCAGTCATCCACTGGGCATATAGCCGCTTCACGTATGTGTGTTGTCGTGAAGCAATCCCCCCTACATTCTCGAATATTCTCGGATAATCCGCACCCCCACTTTTTaaacaaaattatatatatatatatatatttcaattttTGGTGTGGGTTATATGCGAGAAAATACGGTATTTGCCTCTAGTGTCCGTTTAAGTGCCACAATTTATTCTAACCTCTTGCGCAGGTAACAACGACATCCCGGAAGGTCCTTACCCGCATCACAGAGTTCTCTAGGCTGAAGCGCATTAACATAATGTACGCCGCTCAAGGTGGAATGTGCCCTTTCGACCCTTACATCACCAAGATGCTGCAAGCGCTGTCCCTGACACACCTGACGCTGAAGTACTTCGAAGGGGCACATCTTTCAACCATTGCCCGTACCTGCAAAAACCTCGAGTGCCTCTCCCTGTTGGGCTGCAACATCTGTAATGAGAAGATTCAATCCGGCATGTTTTCGAAACTGAAATCGCTCGAGATCAGCGACTCCATCATGGATGACGCATTCTTCACTCTCCTGAATGTCACCGAGGGCTTGACCAACCTTTACCTCGATGGTGAGTGGATCATCTCGGCGTATGTCGGCGGGCCGCCCGACACGTCGCACCGGCGGCCCATCCATCCAGCCATGGAGCAGCTCACCCTCGTCACAAACTGGACGCTGCCACAATTGTGTGTGGTGCCCGAGGAAGTGCGCAGGTTGGTGGAGTCGATGCCGGTGCTCAAGCGCCTGAGCACGGACAGCTACGACATCCGCCTGTGCGTGCAGAACTACTACCCACGCGTGACGGTGGCAT contains:
- the LOC135917861 gene encoding uncharacterized protein isoform X1 codes for the protein MWQCVYMCHSSTNIFRADMGHSGCGNMEIRVGLQLRLGTNLPAMSCWEDMMRAVGEMGDPDELANREDLVMLKLEKPLPSGRTIPQQVTANASRSVLTTDQEGLTGCRSFLIKQCYSTVLFAGLPALKSTKGFLAAAKDIVGKAQELIIVHNRDLVADLMSWFSKVTRLILYHDLMLQMESSSHVREMAHTSRLCQVWGTTPAVGTEELFLCPLTLTTLVANCPMLSEIQAPLDEIVMLADRFRIQSPHPPPLLSECRELMLGSHFLRPNRNAIMMDDASLACIEKALERYPHLEQLQVTTTSRKVLTRITEFSRLKRINIMYAAQGGMCPFDPYITKMLQALSLTHLTLKYFEGAHLSTIARTCKNLECLSLLGCNICNEKIQSGMFSKLKSLEISDSIMDDAFFTLLNVTEGLTNLYLDGEWIISAYVGGPPDTSHRRPIHPAMEQLTLVTNWTLPQLCVVPEEVRRLVESMPVLKRLSTDSYDIRLCVQNYYPRVTVAWTTCTTCTAEFPKIGIMQHEIWLIAHCDEEDEEKK
- the LOC135917861 gene encoding uncharacterized protein isoform X2 → MSCWEDMMRAVGEMGDPDELANREDLVMLKLEKPLPSGRTIPQQVTANASRSVLTTDQEGLTGCRSFLIKQCYSTVLFAGLPALKSTKGFLAAAKDIVGKAQELIIVHNRDLVADLMSWFSKVTRLILYHDLMLQMESSSHVREMAHTSRLCQVWGTTPAVGTEELFLCPLTLTTLVANCPMLSEIQAPLDEIVMLADRFRIQSPHPPPLLSECRELMLGSHFLRPNRNAIMMDDASLACIEKALERYPHLEQLQVTTTSRKVLTRITEFSRLKRINIMYAAQGGMCPFDPYITKMLQALSLTHLTLKYFEGAHLSTIARTCKNLECLSLLGCNICNEKIQSGMFSKLKSLEISDSIMDDAFFTLLNVTEGLTNLYLDGEWIISAYVGGPPDTSHRRPIHPAMEQLTLVTNWTLPQLCVVPEEVRRLVESMPVLKRLSTDSYDIRLCVQNYYPRVTVAWTTCTTCTAEFPKIGIMQHEIWLIAHCDEEDEEKK